Proteins encoded together in one Rossellomorea sp. y25 window:
- a CDS encoding TetR/AcrR family transcriptional regulator, which produces MKEKEKLIIETSIKLFATKGFNATSVQEIVNECEISKGAFYLYFKSKEALLLAIMKYYFKMITAKVNEIENEDLPPYEKFQKQLECQLIEICKHKEFIIMQIRENAMPFNDEIHDLLSEMKMDTHRYYKKRLYGIYGKKIEPYFWDITMMIQGFFHSYLELVMLDKIELDFAYLSRFILKRTDDLVEGLLKSGDQPVLSFEKVEDLVKDFTLSNRINESTLVHMIEDAREVAEDENTKISLEVIQEEIQKDETRQVVIKGMIVNLEEDPSLKHLVNALRHFYAF; this is translated from the coding sequence ATGAAGGAAAAAGAGAAATTAATTATTGAAACATCGATTAAGCTGTTTGCCACGAAAGGGTTTAACGCCACCTCGGTGCAAGAAATCGTGAACGAGTGTGAAATATCTAAAGGTGCATTCTATTTGTATTTCAAGTCAAAGGAAGCCCTTCTATTGGCTATCATGAAATACTATTTTAAAATGATCACAGCTAAAGTGAATGAGATTGAAAACGAGGATCTGCCTCCTTATGAAAAATTCCAAAAGCAATTAGAATGCCAGCTTATTGAAATCTGTAAACATAAAGAGTTTATCATTATGCAGATCAGAGAGAACGCCATGCCGTTTAACGATGAAATCCATGATCTCCTCAGTGAAATGAAAATGGACACCCATCGTTATTATAAAAAAAGATTATATGGGATTTACGGAAAAAAAATCGAACCCTACTTCTGGGATATCACTATGATGATTCAAGGTTTTTTCCATTCTTATTTAGAATTGGTGATGCTTGATAAAATCGAATTGGATTTTGCCTATTTGTCCCGATTCATATTGAAACGTACGGATGATTTAGTGGAAGGCTTACTAAAAAGCGGGGATCAGCCTGTTCTTTCCTTTGAAAAAGTGGAGGATCTGGTGAAGGATTTCACTTTATCTAACAGGATCAATGAGTCTACACTTGTTCATATGATCGAGGATGCACGTGAAGTAGCAGAGGATGAAAATACCAAAATTTCTCTGGAAGTCATTCAAGAGGAAATTCAAAAAGATGAAACCCGGCAGGTCGTCATTAAAGGAATGATTGTGAATCTTGAAGAGGACCCATCGCTGAAGCATCTCGTGAATGCCTTGAGACATTTTTATGCATTCTGA
- a CDS encoding efflux RND transporter permease subunit, translating to MNSIINFVLKNKFAVWLMTIIVIIAGLYSGFNMKLETLPNINTPIVSVTTVYPGATPEDVAEKVSEPIEKRLKNLNGVNVVSSTSYQNASAVQIEYKFSKDMDEAKTEVEDALSDLSFPEGVNEPEVSRLSFNAFPIIALSVANEDQSLAELTSTVEETIVPQLEGVDGVASVQASGQQVQEAQVVFDQEKLAQYGLTKETVQNMIKGSDVTAPLGLYTFKDSQKSVMVDGNITTIEDLKEMKIPVTPSAGSMEAPQGQQPGGQASQGPPVETPQAQEAPAGMKIPTVQLSDIADIELKGKAESISRTNGKESIGLQVVKTADANTVDVVNAVKEEVKAFEKELDGVEIISTFDQGEPIEESVSTMLNKALFGAIFAVIIILLFLRDIKSTLISVVSIPLSLLIAILLLKQMDITLNIMTLGAMTVAIGRVIDDSIVVVENIYRRMSLKGELLKGKELIREATKEMFVPIASSTIVTIAVFLPLGLVQGMIGELFLPFALTIVFALLASLLVAVTIVPMLAHSMFKKGVGKKHVEKQSRLAIWYKGVLNWTLNHKIITSLLAVAMLVGSLFLVPLIGVSFLPSDEEKMIMATYKPEPGQTEEDVNQIAQEAEKYFQGRKGTETIQYSVGGENPMSPGSSNNAIFYVQYSDDTENFSEEKEQVIKKLQETTDKGEWASQDFSASAGSNEIVVYVYGETLKEIEPVVNDIQAMMEDKKDFKKVGSSISESYDEYSFIADQEKLSELGLTAGQIAMELGQTRQRPVLTTIEKDGEEVNVYLDVEKEEYESINDLTDKTIQSPLGIEVPIKDVVEVQEGKTSDTVSRRDGKVFAQVSGELKSDDVSKASQAIQKEVEELDLPAGINVDMGGVTEDIQESFTQLGLAMLAAIAIVYLILVITFGGGLAPFAILFSLPFTIIGALVGLLIAGETISISSMIGALMLIGIVVTNAIVLIDRVIHKENEGLSTREALLEAGATRLRPILMTAIATIGALFPLALGLEGSGLISKGLGVTVIGGLTSSTLLTLVVVPIVYEILMKMKGKIGRRKRKAVKE from the coding sequence GTGAATAGTATTATTAATTTCGTACTCAAGAATAAGTTTGCCGTATGGTTAATGACCATCATCGTCATTATTGCTGGCTTATATTCAGGATTTAATATGAAACTCGAAACCTTGCCAAATATTAATACACCGATTGTAAGTGTTACGACGGTGTACCCTGGAGCTACGCCTGAAGATGTAGCAGAAAAGGTATCAGAACCAATTGAAAAACGTTTGAAGAATTTAAATGGAGTTAATGTTGTCAGCTCCACGTCTTATCAAAATGCTTCAGCCGTTCAGATAGAATACAAGTTTTCGAAAGATATGGACGAAGCAAAGACTGAAGTGGAAGATGCTCTTTCGGATCTCTCTTTTCCAGAAGGGGTCAATGAACCGGAAGTCTCAAGACTGAGCTTTAACGCTTTCCCGATCATTGCGCTGAGTGTTGCAAATGAAGACCAATCTTTAGCTGAATTAACCTCAACAGTTGAAGAAACCATCGTACCACAACTTGAAGGAGTGGACGGGGTAGCATCTGTTCAAGCTTCAGGTCAACAAGTTCAAGAAGCACAAGTCGTTTTCGATCAAGAAAAGCTTGCTCAATACGGCTTAACCAAAGAAACGGTCCAAAATATGATCAAAGGGTCTGATGTGACAGCACCATTAGGGCTTTACACGTTTAAAGACAGTCAGAAATCTGTGATGGTTGATGGAAATATCACAACGATCGAAGATTTGAAAGAGATGAAGATCCCTGTGACACCTTCAGCTGGGAGTATGGAAGCGCCGCAAGGACAACAGCCTGGTGGTCAAGCTTCTCAAGGTCCACCTGTAGAAACGCCTCAGGCTCAGGAAGCACCTGCGGGGATGAAGATCCCAACCGTACAACTATCAGACATTGCTGATATCGAGCTGAAAGGGAAAGCCGAATCCATTTCCAGAACCAATGGGAAGGAATCCATCGGACTTCAAGTGGTGAAAACAGCAGATGCCAATACAGTAGACGTTGTGAATGCCGTAAAAGAAGAAGTGAAAGCTTTTGAAAAAGAGTTGGACGGGGTTGAAATCATCTCTACCTTTGACCAAGGAGAACCGATTGAAGAGTCTGTCAGCACCATGCTGAATAAAGCTTTATTCGGTGCCATATTTGCCGTCATCATCATTCTGTTATTCTTGCGGGATATTAAATCGACGTTAATCTCGGTCGTATCGATTCCATTATCGCTGTTAATCGCGATATTGCTCTTAAAACAAATGGACATTACATTGAATATCATGACCCTTGGAGCGATGACTGTAGCCATCGGACGGGTAATCGATGACTCCATTGTAGTAGTAGAAAATATCTATAGAAGAATGTCACTGAAAGGTGAACTGCTTAAAGGAAAAGAATTGATCCGGGAAGCAACAAAGGAAATGTTCGTTCCGATCGCGTCTTCCACGATTGTAACGATCGCTGTGTTCCTTCCGTTAGGATTGGTTCAAGGGATGATTGGGGAACTATTCCTTCCATTCGCCTTGACGATCGTGTTTGCCCTATTGGCTTCACTTCTTGTGGCAGTAACGATTGTACCGATGCTTGCTCACTCGATGTTTAAAAAAGGTGTCGGGAAGAAGCATGTGGAAAAGCAAAGCCGTTTAGCGATTTGGTACAAAGGCGTATTAAATTGGACGCTGAACCATAAAATCATCACGTCACTCCTGGCTGTCGCGATGCTTGTCGGAAGCTTGTTCCTGGTGCCGCTCATCGGTGTGAGCTTCCTGCCATCAGACGAAGAAAAAATGATCATGGCCACGTATAAACCGGAACCTGGTCAAACTGAAGAAGATGTAAATCAAATCGCTCAAGAAGCTGAAAAGTATTTCCAAGGACGTAAAGGGACTGAAACGATTCAGTACTCGGTTGGCGGGGAAAACCCGATGAGTCCGGGAAGCTCAAACAATGCAATATTCTATGTTCAATACAGCGATGATACAGAGAATTTCTCTGAAGAAAAAGAACAAGTCATTAAAAAACTTCAAGAAACAACAGATAAAGGGGAATGGGCTTCACAAGACTTCTCCGCAAGTGCCGGCAGCAATGAAATTGTCGTGTACGTGTACGGTGAAACCCTGAAAGAAATCGAACCTGTCGTAAACGATATTCAAGCTATGATGGAAGATAAAAAAGATTTCAAAAAAGTAGGATCAAGTATCTCTGAATCGTACGATGAGTATTCGTTCATTGCAGATCAGGAAAAATTGAGTGAGCTTGGCCTTACAGCAGGTCAAATCGCCATGGAACTTGGTCAGACACGTCAACGTCCCGTCCTCACCACCATTGAAAAGGATGGAGAAGAGGTAAATGTCTATTTAGACGTTGAGAAAGAAGAGTACGAAAGCATCAACGACTTGACGGACAAAACGATTCAATCACCACTGGGCATTGAAGTTCCGATTAAAGACGTCGTTGAAGTGCAGGAAGGTAAGACATCCGATACTGTTTCACGACGCGACGGAAAAGTATTTGCTCAAGTAAGCGGAGAATTAAAATCGGATGATGTATCAAAAGCTTCGCAAGCCATTCAAAAAGAAGTCGAAGAGCTTGATTTGCCAGCCGGTATCAACGTAGACATGGGTGGAGTAACAGAAGATATCCAGGAATCCTTCACACAACTGGGATTAGCGATGCTTGCAGCCATTGCCATTGTGTACTTGATCCTCGTGATCACATTCGGCGGAGGGCTTGCACCATTTGCCATTTTGTTCTCGCTGCCATTTACGATCATCGGGGCATTGGTTGGACTATTGATCGCAGGAGAAACAATCAGTATTTCCTCCATGATTGGTGCCCTCATGCTGATTGGTATCGTTGTAACCAACGCAATCGTCCTGATCGACCGGGTGATTCATAAAGAAAACGAAGGTCTATCCACAAGGGAAGCTTTACTGGAAGCCGGCGCCACCCGACTTCGCCCGATCCTTATGACAGCAATTGCGACAATCGGGGCACTGTTCCCATTGGCATTAGGTCTTGAAGGAAGTGGATTGATCTCGAAAGGACTTGGCGTAACCGTGATTGGCGGTCTGACAAGTTCGACACTATTAACACTTGTCGTTGTGCCGATCGTGTATGAAATCCTGATGAAAATGAAAGGGAAGATTGGTCGACGGAAGCGAAAGGCAGTAAAAGAGTAA
- a CDS encoding amidase — protein MNRIWKMSICLILLSINSYQSNEKAAGMDVRGKSTWLWNTVDIVGHKEEIIGFFKVHGVDEVYLQVNPNIEKEHYQLFIQMATLENIHVYALDGAPKWATVKGQSALIAFFDWLEEYQFETSEDQRFTGVHLDVEPYLLSGWSTAYGKTVLNYQKMVNEAVIRSDSLQLPLGMDIPFWFDGKTFNNELGKGNLAQWVIGRTDEVGVMAYRDLANGENGIIELVRNEMEFAQAAGKKVKVGVETAPSAEGDFLTFHENGEQIMLAELALVDAQYGTYSSYNGIAVHHYRSWKDLSE, from the coding sequence ATGAATAGAATATGGAAGATGAGTATTTGTCTGATCCTGTTGAGTATCAATTCTTACCAATCAAATGAAAAGGCAGCTGGTATGGACGTGAGAGGGAAAAGCACGTGGCTTTGGAATACGGTTGACATCGTCGGACATAAAGAAGAAATCATCGGATTTTTTAAAGTTCATGGAGTAGATGAAGTGTATCTGCAAGTGAACCCGAACATAGAGAAGGAACACTATCAACTATTTATTCAAATGGCGACTTTAGAAAATATACACGTGTACGCCTTGGACGGGGCTCCAAAATGGGCGACCGTAAAAGGACAATCCGCCCTCATTGCTTTTTTTGATTGGCTGGAGGAATACCAGTTTGAAACGAGTGAGGATCAAAGATTTACCGGTGTTCATTTGGATGTGGAGCCTTACCTTTTATCCGGATGGTCAACCGCCTACGGCAAGACGGTGTTGAATTATCAGAAGATGGTGAATGAAGCAGTGATTCGATCTGATTCGCTTCAGCTTCCATTAGGGATGGATATTCCATTTTGGTTTGATGGGAAAACATTTAACAATGAATTAGGAAAAGGTAACCTTGCTCAGTGGGTGATTGGGAGGACGGATGAAGTTGGTGTTATGGCATACCGGGATCTGGCGAATGGGGAGAATGGAATCATTGAACTTGTCAGGAATGAGATGGAATTTGCCCAGGCTGCAGGGAAAAAGGTGAAGGTAGGAGTGGAAACAGCTCCATCTGCTGAAGGGGATTTCCTGACATTTCATGAAAATGGAGAGCAAATCATGCTTGCTGAACTTGCTCTTGTTGATGCCCAGTATGGTACATATTCTTCCTATAATGGAATCGCAGTTCACCATTACAGAAGCTGGAAGGATCTATCTGAATAG
- a CDS encoding ATP-grasp domain-containing protein, translated as MGLDQLELQQAEQNVDRKEKTKPYLTALIGWSLPAIEACTKLNRPFVVVGPPDFEAYAEKHDIAFIGWDFDRLNEGSDHLYKQLKAMGAEVAVPLYEECVEWSGALNSRFRNEPRVFNRSLLLRDKGMMKRKAQIAGIKVGVFEEARDKEDVRRFLKRVNEALLKVEGDKNDPIHVKPLDKAGSVGHRAIENPEDIDALTESEFPLLMESHLDGQEFSCEAFIHNGKIQFLNITEYVRLGYSNFVPASPSLEEKRPIIREAIQQLIDAFEIEYGVIHPEYFITSDGTLHFGEVAARVPGGHIFDLIERAYGFNAYQAQILCSDPNTTEEELREFFPSTGEKAKAHAGCLMVHPHVNYVEKLEVPDELENHAYFEKHDMFSPAQGKVAQRIGFGNHYGTIFFYGEDSEIMRDLLKEYEQFNFYI; from the coding sequence ATGGGACTAGATCAACTTGAATTACAGCAAGCAGAACAGAACGTGGATCGAAAGGAAAAAACCAAACCCTATCTAACGGCATTGATCGGTTGGAGTCTGCCGGCAATCGAAGCGTGTACGAAGCTTAACAGGCCTTTCGTGGTTGTTGGCCCCCCTGATTTTGAGGCATATGCAGAAAAACATGATATTGCCTTTATCGGTTGGGACTTCGATCGGTTAAATGAAGGTTCAGATCATCTTTATAAACAGCTGAAAGCAATGGGTGCGGAAGTGGCTGTTCCTTTGTATGAAGAGTGTGTGGAGTGGTCCGGGGCATTAAACTCCCGTTTCCGTAACGAACCACGCGTCTTCAACCGTTCTCTTCTATTAAGAGATAAAGGGATGATGAAGCGTAAAGCGCAAATTGCCGGAATCAAAGTAGGTGTATTCGAAGAAGCAAGGGATAAGGAAGATGTAAGAAGGTTCTTGAAACGTGTGAATGAAGCCCTTCTGAAAGTCGAAGGAGATAAGAACGACCCCATTCACGTAAAACCTCTTGATAAAGCAGGGTCTGTCGGACACCGTGCCATTGAGAATCCGGAAGATATCGATGCTCTCACCGAGTCGGAGTTTCCGCTTCTGATGGAAAGTCATTTAGACGGACAGGAATTCTCGTGTGAAGCTTTTATTCATAATGGAAAGATCCAATTTTTAAATATAACGGAGTATGTGCGATTAGGCTACTCTAATTTCGTACCGGCATCTCCAAGCCTTGAGGAAAAGCGTCCGATCATCCGTGAGGCGATTCAACAGCTCATTGATGCGTTTGAGATTGAATACGGTGTTATTCATCCCGAATATTTCATTACATCAGATGGTACTCTTCATTTCGGCGAAGTCGCAGCCAGAGTCCCCGGCGGACATATCTTTGATTTGATTGAACGTGCTTATGGATTTAATGCATATCAAGCTCAAATCCTTTGCAGTGACCCCAATACAACAGAAGAAGAGCTTAGAGAGTTTTTCCCTTCTACAGGTGAAAAAGCAAAAGCCCATGCAGGTTGTTTAATGGTCCATCCTCATGTTAATTATGTGGAGAAGCTGGAGGTACCCGATGAACTGGAGAACCATGCCTATTTTGAAAAACATGATATGTTCAGTCCTGCCCAAGGGAAGGTAGCTCAGCGAATCGGCTTCGGTAATCATTACGGAACGATCTTCTTCTACGGGGAAGACAGTGAAATCATGAGGGATCTATTAAAGGAATACGAACAGTTTAACTTCTATATTTAA
- a CDS encoding DUF1284 domain-containing protein has protein sequence MKRVLRGHHLLCTHGFKGMGYSPDFVNVMTEIVGEIRNDERDLPIQVVQAFDDACQACPHKGKTVCEKSENSNDHVLSLDSRVLRHLELKHGETYMKSDLIIRTANKVKPEDLDHLCKGCSWLEYGVCKEGIGKLREKVLA, from the coding sequence ATGAAGAGAGTACTTAGGGGACATCATCTTCTTTGCACCCACGGATTTAAAGGCATGGGGTATAGTCCTGATTTTGTAAACGTTATGACGGAAATAGTGGGAGAAATACGAAATGATGAAAGGGATCTTCCCATTCAGGTCGTTCAAGCCTTTGATGACGCCTGTCAAGCATGTCCACATAAAGGGAAAACAGTATGTGAAAAAAGTGAAAACTCCAATGATCATGTTCTATCATTAGATAGCCGTGTCCTCCGGCATTTAGAGCTGAAACACGGGGAAACCTATATGAAATCAGATCTGATTATCCGAACGGCTAATAAAGTGAAACCTGAGGATCTTGATCATCTATGTAAAGGCTGCTCCTGGCTTGAATATGGGGTCTGTAAGGAAGGGATCGGGAAGCTGAGAGAAAAAGTTCTGGCTTAA
- a CDS encoding NAD-dependent epimerase/dehydratase family protein — protein MPKVALVAGSTGLVGSHLIEILIKSPEYKKVISFVRRSSGVKHEKLDERIIPFDQMKLLPHEEIDDVFCCLGTTIKKAQTKEAFRKVDYEYPVQLGNLGKDHGAKQYMVISAIGASSGSPFFYSKVKGELEEDLIALNYPALHIFRPSLLLGERDEFRLGEKAGEIFSRAIRPVMVGKLKKYRSISGGQVAYGMYRAANGHVSEKVTFHESDQIQQL, from the coding sequence ATGCCGAAAGTAGCCTTGGTTGCAGGATCCACTGGATTGGTTGGTTCACACCTGATTGAAATACTCATCAAGAGTCCCGAGTATAAAAAAGTGATTTCGTTCGTGAGAAGAAGCAGCGGGGTGAAGCATGAGAAGTTGGATGAACGAATCATCCCATTCGATCAGATGAAGCTCCTGCCCCACGAGGAAATCGACGATGTATTTTGTTGTCTTGGAACGACCATCAAGAAGGCGCAGACGAAGGAAGCATTTAGAAAGGTAGATTACGAATACCCCGTTCAGCTAGGAAACCTCGGTAAGGACCATGGGGCCAAACAATATATGGTCATATCAGCTATTGGGGCGAGCTCCGGTTCACCGTTCTTTTATAGTAAGGTGAAAGGGGAGCTCGAGGAAGACTTAATAGCCCTGAATTATCCTGCCCTGCACATTTTCAGGCCATCCCTTCTTTTAGGGGAAAGAGATGAATTCCGCCTTGGGGAAAAAGCGGGAGAAATCTTTTCCAGAGCCATCCGCCCGGTAATGGTAGGTAAGTTAAAAAAGTACAGAAGCATCTCAGGTGGTCAAGTGGCTTATGGAATGTACCGTGCCGCCAATGGCCATGTCAGTGAAAAAGTAACCTTCCATGAATCGGATCAAATTCAGCAGCTGTAA